From a region of the Patescibacteria group bacterium genome:
- a CDS encoding DUF4325 domain-containing protein, which translates to MSKKSTKIKEFIFEQLPNHSTDIVHLLYKTFNFSRQRAHWYISQEIKNGKIIKIGRTNSTRYFILGGNNIEFSCKIKPDLAEDQIWSKYVKPMITDCSENVKGIVAYGFTEMYNNAIDHSEGTTIYTKLKRNNKNLEITIMDNGIGIFQKIKNTLNLDSVRESILHLSKGKFTTDPSKHTGEGIFFTTRIFDKFSIFSSHMFYGFEKNNWFLSSEKNENFGQGTYIKLTLSLNSKKTPKKVMDKYADQEIGFTKTIVAVALSAGPNDPHVSRSQAKRLLMGLEKFKTIILDFKNVASVGQAFVDEVFRVFKNEHPDIVIQYCNANSEVKGMIIRRLSTK; encoded by the coding sequence ATGAGTAAAAAAAGTACTAAAATTAAAGAATTCATTTTTGAACAATTACCAAATCATTCTACTGATATAGTACATCTTCTTTATAAAACATTCAATTTTTCCAGACAAAGAGCCCATTGGTATATTTCACAAGAAATCAAAAATGGTAAAATTATTAAAATTGGTCGTACTAATTCGACTCGTTATTTTATTCTAGGAGGGAATAATATTGAATTCAGTTGTAAAATTAAACCGGATTTAGCAGAGGATCAAATATGGTCTAAGTATGTAAAACCCATGATTACAGATTGTTCTGAAAATGTTAAGGGAATTGTTGCATACGGCTTCACTGAAATGTACAACAATGCCATTGATCACTCAGAGGGAACAACTATTTACACAAAACTTAAAAGGAATAATAAGAACCTCGAAATTACTATAATGGATAACGGTATTGGAATATTCCAAAAAATTAAAAATACATTAAACTTAGACTCAGTTCGAGAGTCCATACTTCACCTTTCAAAGGGTAAATTCACTACTGATCCCTCAAAACACACAGGAGAAGGAATATTTTTTACAACTAGAATTTTCGATAAATTTTCTATATTTTCTAGTCACATGTTCTATGGTTTCGAAAAAAATAATTGGTTTCTTTCATCCGAAAAAAATGAAAACTTTGGACAAGGAACTTATATTAAATTGACTCTATCTCTTAATTCAAAAAAAACTCCTAAAAAAGTAATGGATAAATACGCTGATCAAGAAATTGGATTTACGAAAACTATAGTTGCCGTGGCCTTAAGTGCTGGCCCAAACGACCCTCATGTATCAAGATCACAAGCAAAACGCTTACTTATGGGATTAGAAAAATTTAAAACAATCATTTTAGATTTTAAAAATGTAGCATCAGTTGGACAAGCATTCGTCGACGAAGTATTCCGTGTTTTTAAGAATGAACATCCTGATATTGTCATTCAATACTGTAATGCGAATAGTGAAGTTAAGGGCATGATAATAAGAAGACTATCTACAAAATAA